From the Theobroma cacao cultivar B97-61/B2 chromosome 2, Criollo_cocoa_genome_V2, whole genome shotgun sequence genome, one window contains:
- the LOC18607199 gene encoding uncharacterized protein LOC18607199, with the protein MSFLLKLSRVFEALAITDRESLLETKALAVAEGDFSVTAQVDTERKATTITYVYLLILIFLFLVTFLGCMVARRNNRRLPNNNGNIEGMLIGNAAEANTGADLVVIQQNQFEIEANRAIDRHDKAHCRGCLSTLGTKCNFGTQVALINFLLEIPSAVFDQISSGNKPIYVFIVMLISFTSMLVCFVELVSRGRREKITWRCSSTGRIPWFYHPPPANRPFGTLMEMIGLGCAIAQCIVTTINYSFCLRNHAAPIKISVWPIVFGFGMLCSKLMGKPNEARTDQDGGDAALDQPNVHQPLTLA; encoded by the exons ATGTCATTTCTACTGAAGCTTTCAAGGGTTTTTGAGGCGTTGGCCATTACAGACAGAGAATCCCTCCTAGAAACGAAGGCCCTTGCGGTTGCTGAAGGAGATTTTTCAGTGACGGCTCAAGTAGACACAGAACGAAAAGCCACGACCATCACGTATGTCTATTTGcttattcttatttttctttttcttgttacttttCTGGGTTGTATGGTTGCCAGAAGAAACAACCGAAGGCTGCCGAATAACAATGGAAATATAGAAGGAATGCTAATTGGAAATGCTGCTGAAGCAAATACTGGCGCTGACCTTGTCGTAATTCAGCAAAACCAGTTTGAGATCGAAGCAAACAGAGCCATCGACCGTCATGATAAGGCACACTGCAGAGGCTGTTTATCTACTCTCGGAACAAAG TGTAACTTCGGGACGCAGGTTGCCCTCATCAACTTCCTTCTAGAGATTCCTTCAGCTGTTTTCGACCAGATTTCATCAGGGAATAAGCCTatttatgttttcattgtgATGTTGATATCCTTCACATCAATGCTTGTTTGCTTCGTCGAGCTTGTCAGCAGAGGTAGAAGGGAAAAGATCACATGGAGGTGCAGTAGTACAGGAAGAATACCGTGGTTTTATCATCCTCCTCCAGCTAACAGGCCATTCGGTACACTGATGGAAATGATTGGATTGGGGTGTGCCATAGCTCAGTGTATTGTCACAAcaattaattattctttttgcCTTCGAAATCATGCAGCCCCTATTAAGATATCTGTTTGGCCTATTGTATTCGGTTTTGGTATGTTGTGTTCTAAATTAATGGGGAAGCCAAATGAGGCCAGGACGGATCAAGATGGGGGCGATGCTGCCCTTGATCAACCAAATGTGCATCAGCCATTAACGCTAGCTTAA